The proteins below are encoded in one region of Mycobacterium pseudokansasii:
- a CDS encoding cell division protein SepF translates to MSTLHKVKAYFGMAPMEEYDDEYYDDRAPSRGYSRPRFEDDYGRYEGRDYEDPRDPRDPRRDPRGDLRGEPADYPPPSSYRGGYPDEPRFPPREFDRPDMARPRFGSWLRNSTRGALAMDPRRMAMMFEDGHPLSKITTLRPKDYGEARTIGERFRDGTPVIMDLVSMDNADAKRLVDFAAGLAFALRGSFDKVATKVFLLSPADVDVTPEERRRIAETGFYAYQ, encoded by the coding sequence ATGAGCACACTGCACAAGGTCAAGGCCTACTTCGGTATGGCTCCGATGGAGGAATACGACGACGAGTATTACGACGACCGCGCGCCCTCACGCGGTTATTCGCGGCCCCGATTCGAAGACGATTACGGCCGTTATGAAGGACGCGACTACGAGGATCCCCGCGACCCCCGCGACCCCCGTCGCGACCCGCGTGGCGACTTGCGCGGCGAGCCGGCCGACTATCCGCCGCCCAGCAGCTATCGCGGCGGGTACCCCGACGAACCGCGATTCCCGCCCCGTGAGTTCGACCGTCCCGACATGGCACGGCCGCGCTTCGGCTCATGGCTGCGCAACTCCACTCGCGGCGCGCTGGCGATGGACCCGCGCCGGATGGCGATGATGTTCGAAGACGGCCACCCACTGTCCAAGATCACCACGCTGCGGCCCAAGGACTACGGCGAGGCGCGCACTATCGGTGAGCGGTTCCGCGACGGCACGCCCGTCATCATGGACCTGGTGTCGATGGACAACGCCGACGCCAAACGGCTCGTCGACTTCGCGGCGGGTTTGGCCTTCGCGTTGCGCGGCTCGTTCGACAAAGTCGCCACGAAGGTGTTCCTGTTGTCACCCGCGGACGTCGACGTGACCCCGGAGGAGCGTCGCCGGATCGCCGAAACCGGTTTCTACGCTTACCAATAG
- the ftsQ gene encoding cell division protein FtsQ codes for MDVVAGVSADVGAEAVTEPLTTEAPGAQQSAADDEFEGPRRRARRERAERRAAQARAVAIEQARREAKRRARGHVVKEPKPVARGVVQGLKMLLATVVLLVVGVGLALILYFTPAMSARNIVVVGVGAVTREEVLDAAQVRPGTPLLQINTSQVADRVAAIRRVASARVQRQYPSALRITIVERVPLVVKDFPDGPHLFDRDGVDFATGPPPPALPYIDVDNPGPTDPATLAALQVLTALRPEVAGQVGRIAAPSVSSITLTLADGRVVIWGTTDRAEEKAEKLAALLTQPGRTYDVSSPDLPTVK; via the coding sequence ATCGACGTCGTCGCCGGCGTCTCGGCAGACGTCGGTGCCGAAGCGGTCACCGAGCCACTCACCACCGAGGCGCCGGGCGCGCAGCAGTCGGCAGCCGACGACGAATTCGAGGGCCCGCGCCGCCGGGCCCGGCGCGAACGTGCCGAGCGCCGTGCCGCCCAGGCTCGCGCCGTCGCCATCGAGCAAGCCCGCCGCGAGGCCAAACGACGGGCCCGCGGGCACGTCGTCAAAGAGCCCAAACCCGTTGCGCGCGGCGTTGTTCAGGGATTGAAGATGCTGCTGGCCACCGTGGTGTTACTCGTCGTCGGGGTGGGGCTGGCGCTGATCCTGTATTTCACGCCCGCGATGTCGGCGCGCAACATCGTCGTCGTCGGGGTGGGCGCGGTGACCCGCGAGGAGGTTCTCGACGCCGCCCAGGTGCGCCCAGGTACGCCGCTGCTGCAGATCAATACCAGTCAGGTCGCCGACCGGGTGGCGGCGATCCGGCGCGTGGCCAGCGCCCGGGTACAGCGGCAGTACCCGTCGGCGTTGCGGATCACCATCGTGGAGCGGGTCCCGTTGGTGGTCAAGGACTTCCCCGACGGGCCGCACCTGTTCGACCGCGACGGCGTGGATTTCGCGACCGGTCCGCCGCCACCGGCACTGCCGTATATCGATGTGGACAATCCGGGCCCGACGGATCCCGCCACCTTGGCAGCGTTGCAGGTGCTGACCGCGCTGCGTCCCGAAGTCGCAGGCCAGGTGGGCAGGATCGCGGCGCCCTCGGTGTCCTCGATCACCCTCACGCTGGCCGACGGGCGAGTGGTGATCTGGGGGACCACCGACCGTGCCGAGGAGAAGGCCGAGAAGCTGGCGGCGTTGTTGACTCAGCCCGGGCGGACCTATGACGTGTCCAGCCCGGACCTGCCGACCGTGAAATGA
- the pgeF gene encoding peptidoglycan editing factor PgeF, which produces MSVRIRRVITTRAGGVSKAPFDTFNLGDHVGDDPAAVAANRARLAAAIGLPGERVVWMNQVHGDRIAMVDGPQSAAVGGRVGTDGLVTGTRGLALAVLSADCVPVLLADARAGVIAAVHAGRVGAQHGVVARAVEAMLDLGARAGDISALLGPAASGRNYEVPAGMADEVEAALPGSRTTTSAGTPALDLRAGIACQLRGLGITSIDVDPRCTVADPTLFSHRRGAPTGRLASVVWME; this is translated from the coding sequence GTGAGCGTTCGCATCCGCCGGGTGATCACCACCCGGGCGGGCGGTGTGTCCAAGGCACCGTTCGACACCTTCAACCTCGGCGACCATGTCGGTGACGACCCGGCCGCGGTGGCGGCCAACCGGGCCCGGCTGGCCGCCGCCATCGGGCTGCCCGGCGAGCGGGTGGTGTGGATGAATCAGGTCCACGGTGACCGGATCGCGATGGTCGACGGGCCGCAGAGCGCCGCCGTCGGCGGCAGGGTGGGCACCGACGGATTGGTGACCGGCACCCGCGGACTGGCGCTGGCGGTGTTGTCGGCCGACTGCGTGCCGGTGTTGCTGGCCGATGCGCGTGCCGGTGTCATCGCGGCGGTTCATGCCGGCCGGGTTGGTGCACAGCACGGGGTGGTGGCCCGAGCGGTGGAGGCGATGCTCGACCTGGGTGCCCGGGCCGGCGACATTTCGGCGCTGTTGGGCCCGGCGGCCAGTGGCCGCAATTACGAAGTGCCCGCCGGCATGGCCGACGAGGTCGAGGCGGCGTTGCCGGGCAGCCGCACCACCACGTCGGCCGGAACGCCCGCACTCGATCTTCGCGCCGGAATCGCTTGCCAGCTAAGAGGTTTGGGCATTACGTCGATCGACGTCGACCCCCGGTGCACGGTGGCCGACCCGACGTTGTTCAGCCATCGACGCGGCGCCCCCACCGGGCGGCTGGCGTCGGTGGTGTGGATGGAATGA
- the murG gene encoding undecaprenyldiphospho-muramoylpentapeptide beta-N-acetylglucosaminyltransferase, with amino-acid sequence MNDSVREPAGGQRVTDYGPSLSIVLAGGGTAGHVEPAMAVADALSALQPNVRITALGTPRGLETTLVPARGYHLELITPVPLPRKPSGDLARLPPRVWRAVAETRAVLDAVDADVVVGFGGYVALPAYLAARGIPGMRGRGRRVPVVIHEANARAGLANRVGARSADRVLSAVPDCGLRRAEVVGVPVRQAITGLDRAALRAEARAHFGFADDARVLLVFGGSQGAVSLNRAVSAAAADLAAAGVSVLHAPGPKNVLELRTPGAGDPPYVAVPYLDRMDLAYAAADLVICRSGAMTVAEVSAVGLPAIYVPLPIGNGEQRLNALPVVNAGGGMVVADADLTPALVAREVAGLLTDPPRLAAMTAAAAQVGHRDAARQVAQAALDIARRARSGSASGRAK; translated from the coding sequence GTGAACGACTCGGTCAGGGAGCCGGCCGGTGGGCAGAGGGTGACCGACTACGGTCCTTCGCTGTCGATCGTGCTCGCCGGCGGCGGCACCGCCGGCCATGTGGAGCCCGCGATGGCCGTCGCCGATGCACTCAGCGCTCTGCAGCCGAATGTCCGGATCACCGCGTTGGGCACCCCCCGCGGGCTGGAGACGACGTTGGTGCCCGCGCGCGGCTATCACCTGGAGCTGATCACTCCGGTGCCGTTGCCGCGCAAACCCAGTGGTGACCTGGCCCGGCTGCCGCCGCGGGTGTGGCGTGCCGTCGCGGAGACCCGGGCGGTGCTCGACGCGGTCGACGCCGACGTCGTGGTCGGTTTCGGTGGGTATGTCGCGCTGCCCGCCTATCTGGCCGCGCGGGGTATCCCCGGCATGCGCGGGCGCGGCCGCCGTGTCCCGGTGGTGATCCACGAGGCCAACGCCAGGGCCGGGTTGGCCAACCGGGTGGGTGCCCGCAGCGCCGACCGGGTGCTGTCGGCGGTGCCGGATTGCGGGCTGCGCCGCGCCGAGGTGGTCGGGGTTCCGGTCCGGCAGGCCATCACCGGCCTGGACCGCGCGGCGCTGCGCGCCGAGGCCCGGGCGCATTTCGGCTTCGCCGACGACGCCCGGGTGCTGCTGGTGTTCGGCGGTTCGCAGGGCGCGGTCTCACTCAACCGGGCGGTGTCAGCGGCCGCGGCCGACCTGGCCGCCGCGGGTGTTTCCGTCTTGCATGCCCCCGGCCCCAAGAACGTCTTGGAGCTGCGCACGCCCGGCGCCGGTGACCCGCCCTATGTCGCGGTGCCCTATCTGGACCGGATGGATCTGGCCTACGCCGCCGCCGACCTGGTTATCTGCCGCTCCGGGGCGATGACGGTCGCCGAGGTGTCCGCCGTCGGGCTGCCCGCCATCTATGTGCCGCTGCCGATCGGCAACGGCGAGCAGCGGCTCAATGCGCTGCCGGTGGTCAACGCCGGCGGCGGCATGGTGGTCGCCGACGCCGACCTCACCCCGGCCCTGGTGGCTCGCGAAGTCGCCGGGCTGCTTACCGATCCGCCCCGGCTGGCGGCGATGACGGCCGCCGCCGCGCAGGTGGGACACCGTGATGCGGCCCGGCAGGTGGCGCAGGCGGCGCTGGACATCGCACGGCGGGCTCGCTCCGGGAGCGCCTCCGGGAGAGCCAAGTGA
- the ftsZ gene encoding cell division protein FtsZ, producing the protein MTPPHNYLAVIKVVGIGGGGVNAVNRMIEQGLKGVEFIAINTDAQALLMSDADVKLDVGRDSTRGLGAGADPEVGRKAAEDAKDEIEELLRGADMVFVTAGEGGGTGTGGAPVVASIARKLGALTVGVVTRPFSFEGKRRSNQAENGISALRESCDTLIVIPNDRLLQMGDAAVSLMDAFRSADEVLLNGVQGITDLITTPGLINVDFADVKGIMSGAGTALMGIGSARGEGRSLKAAEIAINSPLLEASMEGAQGVLMSIAGGSDLGLFEINEAASLVQDAAHPDANIIFGTVIDDSLGDEVRVTVIAAGFEAGGASRKPPGVAETGGAHRIESARAGKLTSTLFEPVDAVSVPLHTNGATLSIGGDDDDVDVPPFMRR; encoded by the coding sequence ATGACCCCCCCGCATAACTACCTGGCCGTCATCAAAGTCGTGGGCATCGGCGGCGGCGGCGTCAACGCCGTCAACCGGATGATCGAGCAGGGACTCAAGGGCGTGGAGTTCATCGCGATCAACACCGATGCGCAGGCGTTGTTGATGAGCGATGCCGACGTCAAGCTCGACGTGGGCCGCGACTCGACCCGTGGGCTGGGCGCCGGCGCCGACCCGGAGGTGGGACGTAAGGCCGCCGAGGACGCCAAGGACGAGATCGAGGAGCTGCTCCGCGGCGCCGACATGGTCTTCGTCACCGCCGGTGAGGGCGGCGGCACCGGAACCGGTGGGGCACCCGTCGTGGCCAGCATCGCCCGCAAACTTGGGGCGTTGACCGTCGGCGTGGTCACCCGGCCGTTCTCCTTCGAGGGCAAGCGGCGCAGCAACCAGGCCGAAAACGGCATCTCGGCACTGCGGGAAAGCTGCGACACCCTGATCGTCATCCCCAACGACCGGCTGCTGCAGATGGGCGACGCCGCGGTGTCGCTGATGGACGCCTTCCGCAGCGCCGACGAGGTGCTGCTCAACGGCGTGCAGGGGATCACCGACCTGATCACCACGCCGGGTCTGATCAACGTCGACTTCGCCGACGTCAAGGGAATCATGTCCGGCGCCGGCACCGCGCTGATGGGCATCGGCTCGGCCCGCGGTGAGGGCCGGTCGCTGAAGGCCGCCGAGATTGCCATCAACTCGCCGCTGCTGGAAGCCTCGATGGAGGGCGCGCAGGGCGTGCTGATGTCCATCGCGGGCGGCAGCGACCTGGGCCTGTTCGAAATCAACGAGGCGGCCTCGCTGGTGCAGGACGCCGCTCACCCCGACGCCAACATCATCTTCGGCACCGTCATCGACGACTCACTCGGCGACGAGGTACGGGTAACGGTGATCGCAGCGGGCTTCGAGGCCGGCGGTGCCAGCCGCAAGCCTCCCGGGGTGGCCGAGACGGGCGGCGCACACCGCATCGAGTCGGCCCGGGCCGGCAAGCTCACCTCCACGCTGTTCGAGCCGGTCGACGCCGTCAGCGTGCCACTGCACACCAACGGCGCGACCCTGAGCATCGGCGGCGATGACGACGACGTCGATGTGCCGCCCTTCATGCGCCGCTGA
- a CDS encoding DivIVA domain-containing protein codes for MPLTPADVHNVAFSKPPIGKRGYNEDEVDAFLDLVENELTRLIEENSDLRQRIAELDAELASGGAGAGVTAAPTQAIPVYEPEPEPVRPAPTGTNEEQALKAARVLSLAQDTADRLTATAKAESDKMLADARANAEQIVSEARHTAETTVADARQRADAMLADAQARSEAQLRQAQEKADALQADAERKHSEIMGTINQQRTVLEGRLEQLRTFEREYRTRLKTYLESQLEELGQRGSAAPVDSSADAGGFDQFNRGNN; via the coding sequence ATGCCGCTTACACCTGCCGATGTCCACAATGTGGCGTTCAGTAAGCCGCCTATCGGCAAGCGCGGGTACAACGAAGACGAGGTTGACGCCTTCCTTGACCTGGTGGAAAACGAACTGACCCGGCTCATCGAAGAGAATTCCGACCTGCGCCAGCGGATCGCCGAGCTGGATGCCGAGCTGGCCTCCGGCGGCGCCGGTGCCGGCGTGACCGCCGCGCCCACGCAGGCCATCCCGGTCTACGAACCCGAACCCGAGCCGGTCAGGCCCGCTCCGACGGGAACCAACGAGGAGCAAGCCCTCAAGGCGGCCCGGGTGCTGAGCCTGGCCCAAGACACCGCCGACCGCCTCACCGCCACCGCCAAGGCCGAGTCGGACAAGATGCTGGCCGATGCTCGCGCCAACGCTGAGCAGATCGTCAGCGAGGCCCGGCACACCGCCGAGACCACCGTCGCCGACGCCCGGCAGCGCGCCGACGCAATGCTTGCCGATGCCCAGGCCCGGTCCGAGGCCCAGCTGCGGCAGGCCCAGGAGAAGGCCGACGCCCTGCAGGCCGACGCCGAACGCAAGCATTCCGAGATCATGGGGACCATCAACCAGCAGCGCACCGTGCTGGAAGGCCGCCTCGAGCAGCTGCGCACGTTCGAGCGCGAGTACCGCACCCGTCTCAAGACCTACCTGGAGTCCCAGCTCGAAGAGCTCGGTCAGCGTGGATCGGCGGCTCCGGTCGATTCCAGCGCCGATGCCGGCGGTTTCGACCAGTTCAACCGGGGTAACAACTAG
- a CDS encoding YggS family pyridoxal phosphate-dependent enzyme — protein MVVDLSEQADRQSELTHALAAVRSRLAAAAEAAGRNVGEIELLPITKFFPATDVVILCRLGCRAVGESREQEAAAKAVEVARLLAAPPRAGHGSIGWHMVGRIQRNKVRSLARWAHTAHSVDSPRLVTALDRAVTAALAERRRDHPLRVYVQVSLDGDVSRGGVDITAPGAVDRICAQVDEAPGLELVGLMGIPPLDWDPDEAFDRLQSEHNRVRESFPGAVGLSAGMSADFETAVKHGSTCVRVGTALLGPRRLRSP, from the coding sequence ATGGTGGTGGACCTTTCGGAGCAGGCAGACCGTCAATCGGAATTGACGCACGCGTTGGCCGCGGTGCGGTCCCGGCTCGCGGCCGCGGCCGAGGCGGCCGGTCGTAATGTCGGCGAAATTGAACTTCTGCCAATTACCAAATTCTTTCCAGCAACCGATGTTGTGATTTTGTGCCGATTGGGTTGCCGCGCCGTTGGTGAATCTCGCGAACAGGAAGCTGCGGCCAAGGCGGTCGAAGTGGCTCGGCTGTTGGCGGCACCGCCAAGGGCCGGGCATGGCAGCATCGGCTGGCACATGGTGGGACGAATCCAGCGCAACAAAGTGCGTTCGCTGGCGCGGTGGGCGCACACGGCTCATTCGGTCGACAGCCCGCGGTTGGTGACGGCGCTGGATCGCGCCGTCACCGCGGCGCTGGCCGAGCGCCGTCGCGACCATCCGTTGCGGGTTTACGTCCAGGTGAGCCTCGACGGCGACGTGTCACGCGGCGGTGTGGACATCACCGCGCCCGGAGCGGTGGATCGGATCTGCGCGCAAGTGGATGAGGCACCGGGCCTGGAACTGGTCGGTTTGATGGGCATCCCACCCCTGGACTGGGATCCGGACGAGGCGTTTGACCGGCTGCAATCCGAGCACAACAGGGTGCGCGAGTCGTTCCCCGGGGCGGTCGGGCTGTCCGCCGGCATGTCAGCTGATTTCGAAACTGCCGTCAAACATGGTTCGACGTGTGTGCGTGTCGGTACCGCGCTATTGGGTCCGCGGCGGTTACGGTCACCGTGA
- the ftsW gene encoding putative lipid II flippase FtsW: MRSAFTRLKRRGNAGNADNAEPAEPEETAQADEQVDAAASPDKQPGAQTGEKSREKSGEKSGDKSRAKPEDAGPRTRFGVWLGRPMTSFHLIIAVAALLTTLGLIMVLSASGVRSYDDDGSAWVIFGKQVLWTIVGLAGCYVGLRMSVQFLRRVAFSAFAFTIVLLVLVLIPGIGKEANGSRGWFVVAGFSMQPSELTKMAFAVWGAHLLAARRMEHASLREMLIPLVPAAVVALALIVAQPDLGQTVSMGIILLGLLWYAGLPLRVFASSLAAVVISAAILAMTAGYRSDRVRSWLDPDNDPMDSGYQARQAKFALAHGGIFGDGLGQGVAKWNYLPNAHNDFIFAIIGEELGFIGALGLLGLFGLFAYTGMRIARRSADPFLRLLTATVTLWVLGQAFINIGYVIGLLPVTGLQLPLISAGGTSTATTLSMIGVIANAARHEPEAVAALRAGRDDTVNRLLRLPLPKPYMPTRLEAFRDRKRAHPQPAKQPAGRKTPKAIRKAGEPPRPALPRRADRPVRRSAGTARAPGRGHHPLAGEHHRAGQRYAGQRQAGRVRALEGQRYG, encoded by the coding sequence GTGCGCAGCGCATTCACCCGGCTGAAGCGCCGGGGCAACGCCGGCAATGCCGACAATGCCGAGCCGGCCGAGCCGGAGGAGACGGCCCAGGCTGACGAGCAGGTCGACGCTGCGGCTTCGCCCGACAAGCAGCCGGGCGCGCAGACCGGCGAGAAGTCCCGCGAGAAGTCGGGCGAGAAGTCCGGCGACAAATCCCGGGCAAAGCCCGAGGATGCCGGCCCGCGCACCCGGTTCGGCGTTTGGCTGGGCCGGCCCATGACCTCGTTTCACCTGATCATCGCCGTCGCGGCGCTGCTCACCACGCTGGGCCTGATCATGGTGCTCTCGGCCTCCGGCGTGCGGTCCTATGACGACGACGGGTCGGCATGGGTGATCTTCGGCAAGCAGGTTTTGTGGACCATCGTCGGTCTCGCCGGCTGCTACGTCGGGTTACGCATGTCGGTGCAGTTCCTTCGCCGCGTCGCCTTCTCCGCCTTCGCGTTCACCATCGTGTTGTTGGTGCTGGTGCTGATTCCGGGAATCGGCAAAGAAGCCAACGGTTCCCGCGGCTGGTTCGTGGTGGCGGGCTTTTCGATGCAGCCGTCGGAGCTGACCAAGATGGCGTTCGCGGTCTGGGGTGCGCATCTGCTGGCGGCCCGGCGGATGGAGCACGCGTCGCTGCGGGAAATGCTGATTCCGCTGGTGCCGGCCGCGGTCGTGGCGCTGGCCTTGATCGTGGCCCAGCCCGACCTGGGACAGACGGTGTCGATGGGCATCATCCTGCTCGGGCTGCTGTGGTATGCGGGGTTGCCGCTGCGCGTTTTCGCCAGCTCACTGGCAGCGGTCGTCATCTCTGCGGCGATCCTGGCGATGACCGCGGGTTACCGATCCGACCGGGTGCGGTCGTGGCTCGATCCCGACAACGACCCGATGGACTCGGGCTACCAGGCCCGGCAGGCCAAGTTCGCGCTGGCTCACGGTGGAATCTTCGGCGACGGCCTGGGCCAGGGTGTGGCCAAGTGGAACTATCTGCCCAACGCCCACAACGACTTCATCTTCGCGATCATCGGGGAGGAGCTCGGCTTCATCGGCGCGCTCGGGCTGCTGGGACTGTTCGGGCTGTTCGCCTATACCGGCATGCGGATCGCTCGCCGGTCGGCCGACCCGTTTCTGCGGCTGTTGACCGCCACCGTCACGTTGTGGGTGCTGGGACAGGCGTTCATCAACATCGGTTACGTGATCGGGCTGCTGCCGGTCACCGGGCTGCAGCTGCCGCTGATCTCGGCCGGTGGCACCTCGACGGCCACCACCTTGTCGATGATCGGCGTCATCGCCAACGCGGCGCGGCATGAACCCGAGGCGGTGGCCGCGCTGCGCGCGGGTCGCGACGATACAGTGAACCGACTGCTGCGGCTACCGCTACCCAAGCCCTACATGCCGACCCGCCTCGAGGCGTTTCGCGACCGCAAGCGCGCGCACCCGCAGCCGGCCAAACAGCCGGCTGGCCGGAAGACGCCCAAGGCGATTCGCAAGGCGGGCGAGCCACCGCGGCCGGCGTTGCCGCGCCGTGCCGATCGGCCGGTTCGCCGGTCCGCGGGTACCGCGCGCGCGCCGGGGCGGGGGCACCACCCGCTTGCGGGGGAGCATCATAGAGCGGGTCAGCGCTACGCCGGCCAGCGTCAGGCAGGTCGGGTTCGGGCATTGGAAGGTCAGCGTTACGGGTGA
- a CDS encoding YggT family protein: MVLFFQILGFALFIFWLLLIARVVVEFIRSFSRDWRPTGLTVVILEIIMSITDPPVKLLRRLIPQLTIGAVRFDLSIMVLLLVAFIGMQLAFGAAA, from the coding sequence TTGGTGCTGTTTTTTCAGATCCTTGGGTTTGCGCTGTTCATCTTCTGGCTGCTGCTGATCGCGCGGGTCGTCGTCGAGTTCATCCGCTCGTTCAGCCGCGACTGGCGCCCGACCGGGCTGACGGTGGTGATCCTCGAGATCATCATGTCGATCACGGATCCACCGGTGAAGCTGCTGCGCCGGCTGATCCCGCAACTCACCATCGGCGCGGTGCGCTTCGACCTGTCCATCATGGTGCTGCTGCTGGTGGCGTTCATCGGAATGCAGCTGGCGTTCGGCGCTGCGGCCTGA
- a CDS encoding phage holin family protein has translation MLIIALVLALIGLVALVFAVVTSNVLVAWVCIGASVLGVILLIVDAIRERQHRDAGGQDRDEADEEPEDQEAVDYPDDEAGVDESFDDAEGEVAEESEESAVSADRGGDDSTR, from the coding sequence ATGCTGATCATTGCCCTGGTATTGGCCCTGATTGGGCTCGTTGCGCTGGTGTTCGCGGTGGTCACCAGCAACGTGCTGGTGGCGTGGGTGTGTATCGGCGCCAGCGTGCTGGGCGTGATCCTGCTGATCGTCGACGCCATCAGGGAACGTCAGCACCGGGACGCGGGCGGCCAAGACCGCGATGAGGCCGACGAAGAACCCGAAGACCAGGAGGCGGTCGACTACCCGGATGACGAGGCTGGCGTCGATGAGTCGTTCGACGATGCCGAGGGGGAGGTGGCCGAGGAATCAGAGGAATCGGCGGTATCGGCCGACCGTGGCGGTGACGACAGCACCCGCTGA
- the murC gene encoding UDP-N-acetylmuramate--L-alanine ligase: protein MNTKQLPPELQRVHMVGIGGAGMSGIARILLDRGGLVSGSDAKESRGLHALRARGALIRIGHDAASLDLLPGGVTAVITTRAAIPKTNPELVEARRRGIPVLLRPVVLAKLMAGRTTLMVTGTHGKTTTTSMLIVALQHCGRDPSFAVGGELGEAGTNAHHGSGDCFVAEADESDGSLLEYTPNVAVVTNIESDHLDFYGSTEAYVGVFDAFVERLAPGGALVVCTDDPGAAALARRSAELGIRVLRYGSAETAGAPLAATLLSWEQRGTEAVAHVRLAGERHPRVMRLALPGRHMALNALGALLAAIEVDAAIDEVLEGLAGFEGVRRRFELVGTVGSIRVFDDYAHHPTEIGATLAAVRSVVQHGGTGRLLVVFQPHLYSRTKAFAVEFGRALSAADAVFVLDVYGAREQPLAGVSGASVAEHVSVPVRYLQDFSAVAGEVAAAAGPGDVIVTMGAGDVTLLGPEIVSTLRVHANRGAPGRPGVLQ from the coding sequence GTGAACACCAAGCAGTTGCCGCCCGAACTGCAGCGGGTCCACATGGTCGGCATCGGCGGGGCTGGGATGTCGGGCATTGCCCGCATCCTGCTGGACCGCGGCGGCCTGGTGTCGGGCTCGGACGCCAAGGAGTCACGCGGTCTGCACGCGTTGCGGGCGCGCGGCGCGCTGATCCGGATCGGGCACGACGCGGCGTCGCTGGACCTGCTGCCCGGTGGCGTCACCGCCGTCATCACCACTCGCGCCGCCATCCCCAAGACCAATCCCGAACTGGTCGAAGCCCGGCGCCGCGGCATCCCGGTATTGCTGCGACCGGTCGTGCTGGCCAAGCTGATGGCCGGTCGCACCACGCTGATGGTCACCGGAACGCACGGCAAGACCACCACGACGTCAATGCTGATCGTCGCGCTGCAGCACTGCGGGCGCGACCCCTCGTTCGCGGTGGGCGGCGAACTGGGCGAGGCCGGCACCAACGCCCATCACGGCAGCGGAGACTGCTTTGTCGCCGAAGCCGACGAAAGCGACGGTTCGCTGCTGGAGTACACGCCCAACGTCGCCGTGGTCACCAACATCGAGTCCGACCACCTGGACTTCTACGGCAGCACCGAGGCTTATGTGGGGGTGTTCGACGCGTTCGTGGAGCGCCTGGCGCCCGGTGGCGCGCTGGTGGTGTGCACCGACGACCCGGGCGCGGCCGCACTGGCCCGGCGCTCCGCTGAGCTGGGAATCCGGGTGCTGCGCTACGGGTCGGCCGAAACCGCCGGCGCGCCGTTGGCCGCGACACTGCTGTCCTGGGAGCAGCGGGGCACCGAAGCGGTGGCGCATGTCCGGTTGGCCGGCGAACGGCACCCGCGGGTGATGCGGCTCGCACTGCCCGGACGGCACATGGCGCTCAACGCGCTGGGTGCACTGCTGGCGGCGATCGAGGTGGACGCCGCGATCGACGAGGTGCTCGAGGGCCTGGCCGGATTCGAGGGAGTACGCCGTCGATTCGAGCTGGTCGGCACGGTGGGATCGATACGGGTGTTCGACGATTATGCCCACCACCCGACCGAGATCGGCGCCACGCTGGCGGCCGTGCGCTCGGTCGTCCAGCACGGGGGCACCGGTCGGCTGCTGGTCGTCTTCCAGCCGCATTTGTACTCGCGCACCAAGGCTTTCGCCGTCGAGTTCGGTCGCGCCCTCAGTGCCGCCGACGCGGTGTTCGTGCTCGACGTCTACGGCGCCCGCGAACAACCGCTCGCCGGCGTCAGCGGAGCCAGCGTCGCCGAGCATGTGAGCGTACCGGTGCGCTACCTTCAGGATTTCTCGGCGGTGGCCGGCGAGGTTGCCGCCGCAGCGGGCCCCGGTGACGTCATCGTCACCATGGGCGCCGGAGACGTCACCCTGCTGGGTCCGGAGATCGTGTCCACCCTGCGGGTACACGCCAACCGCGGTGCGCCCGGCCGGCCGGGAGTTCTGCAGTGA